In Microbulbifer pacificus, the genomic stretch CCATCGGGTCGGAAAATGGCACACCCAGCTCAATGAGGTCCGAGCCGCTGGCCACCAGCTGGTGCATCAGGCCGACGGTGTTGTCCAGGCCGCCGTCACCGGCGACGATATAGGTCACCAGCGCTTTGCGGCCCTCGCTGCGCAGTTTTTCAAAGCGGCGATCAATTCTGTTTGCTTCACTCACGGTGCCACTCCTCAAACCTGAATGCCGTCGATAGCGGCGACGGTGAAGATATCCTTGTCGCCGCGGCCGGACAGATTCACCACAATGTTCTGCTCCGGCTGCATGGTCGCCGCCAGCTTCAGCCCGTAAGCCACCGCATGGCTGGATTCCAGCGCGGGAATGATGCCCTCGGTACGGGTCAGCTTGCGGAAGGCCGCCAGGGCTTCCTCGTCGTTGATCGCTACATAATTCACACGGCCAATATCTTTCAGCCAGGCGTGTTCGGGACCGACACCGGGATAATCGAGACCTGCAGATACCGAGTGGGTTTCGATGATCTGACCGTCTTCATCCTCCATCAGATAGGTGCGGTTGCCGTGCAGGATACCGGGTATACCCTGATTCAGCGGCGCCGCGTGACGGCCGGTTTCGATACCATCACCGCCCGCTTCAACGCCGTACATTTTTACAGATTCGTCGGCAAGGAACGGGTGGAACAGGCCGATGGCGTTGGAACCGCCCCCCACACAGGCGACGAGCGCATCCGGCAACTGGCCGAATTGCTCCAGGCTCTGACGACGCGCCTCGCGACCAATAATGGAATTGAAATCCCGCACCAGCTGCGGATAAGGGTGCGGGCCGGCCACGGTGCCGATGATGTAGAAGGTGTCGTCCACGTTGGTGACCCAGTCGCGCATGGCTTCGTTCATGGCGTCTTTCAGGGTCTTGGAACCGGATTCCACCGGGATCACTTCCGCGCCCAGCAGCTTCATGCGATACACATTCGGTGACTGGCGTTTGACGTCTTCCGCACCCATGTACACCGCACACTTGAGGCCGAGACGCGCCGCCACGGTGGCGGTAGCCACGCCGTGCTGGCCGGCGCCGGTCTCGGCGATCACGCGGGACTTACCGCTGTGCTTGGCCAGCAGCGCCTGCCCCACGGTGTTGTTCACCTTGTGAGCGCCAGTGTGATTCAAATCTTCACGCTTCAACCAGATGCGTGCACCACCCACGTCCGCCGACAGGCGCTCCGCCAGATACAGCGGTGAAGGGCGACCTACATAGTGCGCCAGATCGTAGTCGAATGCCGCCTGGAACTCGGGGTCGTTCTTCAGGCGCTGGTACATATCCTGCAGCTCATCCAGCGCACTGATCAGAGTCTCGGACACGAAGCGTCCGCCGAATTCCCCGAAGTGCCCGCGGGCATCCGGGTAAGCCCCGTAATCAATGGGGGAAGAAGATTTAGTCACTGCTCAAACTCCTTGTGTCAATTCTGTACGGCCAACGCAGGCGGCGCGGGCAGCGCGAATAAATGCGATTGTTTTGGCGACGTCTTTGCGACCGGGAGACGCCTCTACCCCGCCGCTCACATCCACAGCCTGCGGTCTTGCGGTCGCGATGGCGCCGGCCACATTTTCCGGCGTGAGGCCACCGGCAAGAATGATCTGGTGACCACTGTCCTGAGGTACCCGCTGCCAGTCAAAGGTATCACCGGTGCCACCGGGAACCCCTTTGCGATAGGCATCCAGTAATATGCCGCGGGCATCGGGAAAGGCCGCCATCGCCTCCACCGGATCCAGGTCCGGCTTCATACGCAAAGCCTTGATGTAGGGGCGGTGAAACTGGC encodes the following:
- a CDS encoding phosphoribosylanthranilate isomerase, which encodes MRVKICGITSVEDALLAVEAGADALGLVFYPASPRNVTPEQAAEIARAVSPFVVLTGLFVDAHPEQVRAVLQQVPLNLLQFHGDENAPYCRQFHRPYIKALRMKPDLDPVEAMAAFPDARGILLDAYRKGVPGGTGDTFDWQRVPQDSGHQIILAGGLTPENVAGAIATARPQAVDVSGGVEASPGRKDVAKTIAFIRAARAACVGRTELTQGV
- the trpB gene encoding tryptophan synthase subunit beta; translation: MTKSSSPIDYGAYPDARGHFGEFGGRFVSETLISALDELQDMYQRLKNDPEFQAAFDYDLAHYVGRPSPLYLAERLSADVGGARIWLKREDLNHTGAHKVNNTVGQALLAKHSGKSRVIAETGAGQHGVATATVAARLGLKCAVYMGAEDVKRQSPNVYRMKLLGAEVIPVESGSKTLKDAMNEAMRDWVTNVDDTFYIIGTVAGPHPYPQLVRDFNSIIGREARRQSLEQFGQLPDALVACVGGGSNAIGLFHPFLADESVKMYGVEAGGDGIETGRHAAPLNQGIPGILHGNRTYLMEDEDGQIIETHSVSAGLDYPGVGPEHAWLKDIGRVNYVAINDEEALAAFRKLTRTEGIIPALESSHAVAYGLKLAATMQPEQNIVVNLSGRGDKDIFTVAAIDGIQV